From Brachyspira pilosicoli, a single genomic window includes:
- the pheS gene encoding phenylalanine--tRNA ligase subunit alpha translates to MDNLDSIRELFEQNISNAKNQLEIDEIRINFLGRKGKITELLKNMSSIESIEEKKEFGKKINELKFYCENTLTEKKKLLADKEFLESLEKNKIDITMPGRRPKSASVNLLTKVEEEIVGILTEIGFRVVEGNEIEDDFHNFEALNIPSYHPARDSHDSFFVSKEHVLRTHTSGMQIRTMMETEPPIAVVSPGKCARRDAIDSKHSPIFHQIEGLLVDKNVSFNDLKGILELFCKKMFGDKTQIRLRPDFFPFVEPGADLSATCVICGGKGCKTCGGEGWLELMGAGMIHPNVFKHVGYDANKYTGFAFGMGIERVAMIKYGITDIRMFYDNDIDFLKQW, encoded by the coding sequence ATGGATAATTTAGATTCAATTCGAGAGCTTTTCGAGCAAAATATATCAAATGCAAAAAATCAATTAGAAATAGATGAGATAAGAATTAATTTTTTAGGCAGAAAAGGTAAAATTACAGAACTTCTAAAAAACATGTCTTCTATAGAGAGTATTGAAGAGAAAAAAGAATTCGGTAAAAAAATAAATGAACTTAAATTCTACTGTGAAAACACTTTAACAGAAAAGAAAAAATTATTAGCAGACAAAGAATTTTTAGAATCTTTAGAAAAAAATAAAATAGATATAACAATGCCTGGAAGAAGACCTAAATCTGCAAGCGTAAACCTACTTACTAAAGTAGAAGAAGAAATTGTAGGTATATTAACAGAAATAGGCTTTAGAGTAGTAGAGGGTAATGAAATAGAAGATGATTTTCACAATTTTGAGGCTTTAAATATACCATCTTATCACCCTGCAAGAGATAGTCATGATTCATTTTTTGTTTCTAAAGAGCATGTATTAAGAACTCACACTTCTGGTATGCAAATAAGAACTATGATGGAAACTGAGCCTCCTATAGCGGTTGTTTCTCCTGGTAAATGTGCTAGAAGAGATGCTATAGATTCAAAACACTCACCTATATTCCATCAAATAGAGGGACTTTTAGTTGATAAAAATGTAAGTTTTAATGATTTAAAAGGAATATTGGAATTATTCTGTAAAAAGATGTTTGGAGATAAGACTCAGATTAGATTAAGACCTGATTTCTTTCCTTTTGTTGAGCCTGGTGCTGATTTGAGTGCTACTTGTGTTATATGCGGAGGTAAAGGATGTAAAACTTGCGGAGGCGAGGGTTGGCTTGAACTTATGGGTGCTGGTATGATTCACCCTAATGTATTTAAGCATGTTGGTTATGATGCTAACAAATATACTGGCTTTGCTTTTGGAATGGGTATTGAAAGAGTTGCTATGATTAAATACGGCATTACAGATATTAGAATGTTTTATGATAATGATATAGATTTCTTAAAACAATGGTAA
- the thpR gene encoding RNA 2',3'-cyclic phosphodiesterase — translation MRAFLALNINENIKNKYHNLLLKKIDDNIAEVKFVNKNKMHITLVFFENIKETDIEKIKSSLEKTNNIIKPFNISFEKLSYFTNKFNDINVLFVKANCKELDEYVKHLRDNINIKYDKKDFKSHLTLARVKKVYDNDKLKEIINNISFEKSSFLANSITLYESDFVNYREIFTVTF, via the coding sequence ATGAGAGCGTTCTTAGCATTAAATATTAATGAAAATATAAAAAATAAATACCATAACCTTTTACTAAAAAAGATAGATGATAATATAGCAGAAGTAAAATTTGTAAATAAAAATAAAATGCATATCACATTAGTTTTTTTTGAAAATATAAAAGAAACTGATATAGAAAAAATAAAATCATCATTAGAAAAAACAAACAATATAATAAAGCCTTTTAATATATCATTTGAAAAACTATCATATTTCACAAATAAGTTTAATGATATAAATGTTTTGTTTGTAAAAGCAAATTGCAAAGAATTAGATGAATATGTAAAGCATTTAAGAGATAATATTAATATAAAATATGACAAAAAAGATTTTAAATCGCATCTCACATTGGCAAGAGTAAAAAAGGTTTATGACAATGATAAATTAAAAGAGATAATAAATAATATTAGTTTTGAAAAGAGCAGTTTTTTAGCAAACTCTATCACACTTTATGAAAGCGACTTTGTTAATTACAGAGAAATATTCACAGTAACGTTTTGA
- a CDS encoding helix-turn-helix domain-containing protein: MPKVDEEYFENKRKIILNAAMRVFQRKPAYSVTMKDIVNESGLSQGGVYKYYSNIDEIVVALLNTITVPVKPKELLDKYSNDPEKAIFELFNAFRKFFFITAKEFGKIMFELQPMFFNNAERLQILKKNINKDIILNYWFGELLIFIDQKIDEKYFTPVLNAHDIYMQMIVAVGGIGNELILNKYYNLDRKLYYYREEKRKNKNLEVNLDGLIDTLYKTLLLLLGSKNVYKYGFRT; encoded by the coding sequence ATGCCAAAGGTAGATGAAGAATATTTTGAAAACAAGAGGAAAATAATATTAAATGCGGCTATGAGAGTTTTTCAAAGAAAACCTGCTTATAGCGTTACAATGAAAGATATTGTTAATGAGTCGGGTTTAAGTCAAGGAGGTGTTTACAAGTATTATTCAAATATAGATGAAATTGTTGTGGCTTTACTTAATACTATTACTGTACCTGTAAAACCAAAAGAATTATTAGATAAATATAGTAATGACCCTGAAAAGGCTATATTTGAATTATTCAATGCTTTTAGAAAGTTTTTCTTCATAACGGCAAAAGAATTTGGAAAAATAATGTTTGAATTGCAGCCTATGTTTTTCAATAATGCAGAAAGGTTGCAAATATTAAAAAAGAATATCAATAAAGACATTATATTAAATTATTGGTTTGGTGAATTATTAATATTTATAGACCAAAAAATAGATGAAAAATATTTTACTCCTGTACTTAATGCACATGATATTTATATGCAGATGATAGTTGCCGTTGGTGGGATTGGTAATGAATTAATATTAAACAAGTATTATAACTTAGACAGAAAGCTTTATTACTATAGGGAGGAAAAAAGAAAGAATAAAAATTTAGAAGTTAATTTAGATGGTTTAATTGATACATTATATAAAACATTATTACTTTTACTTGGAAGTAAAAATGTATACAAATATGGTTTTAGAACTTAA
- the pheT gene encoding phenylalanine--tRNA ligase subunit beta — translation MRIPLSWLKEFVNLDGLEVEEIARNITLSGSEISSIETTGGDIPGVIIGKVLTVHKHPDADKLSVCKVNVGDDVLSIVCGAPNVRENIYVPVAMIGAKLPNGLTIKKASIRGFESNGMLCSRTELGYEEIEGVYGIWILDEHIDKLNIEDKDSILGNSLSTIVGSTDHIFNVEITANRGDLVSIIGFARECSLVLEKRVSIPSVNTYDATGGNIDITVENQESCYKYVGRLINNITVGPSPDWMQNRLKKCGINPINNIVDITNYVMLEYGQPLHAYDFDKVKDGKIIVRNAKNDEKITLLDGREINLTDEVLVIADSEKPIGVAGVMGGDSTKIEDTTKNILIESAYFDHIAVKKSTIATNTKTDASYRFEREIDHTLTLAALNRAVDLIVTLDNNAKIVSRAKEVNVKQFEATRIVFDCGLVKRYLGLDMNKMQVSSIFKRYGFNASALGENNLKVDIPFYRHDLTIAEDLIEEIARVYGYNNLDSNVPHIKCNPIKTDYADISFVKHRMASYGLYETKQYSLGDSKMFKNIGFKDEQLISVVNPLTSEMDVLRPTTLVSLLNSIAYNQNHRHKNGALFEVGNIFYKENDKFVEEKHLSAVMFGLYQEKLWNKESRAYDFFDMSGVVEELITKDLNSTDYNLIPKEHDWFIPTMSADIVIFGEKIGIIGRIHPKILSLFDINTDVYFTDINIRYAVELIKKRVKKQQLKDIGKYPAVFRDLALVCDRNIEFSKVIKSISKFNDIIQNVDVVDRYVGEQVKEGKQSIAISITYYDPNKTLREEDINAVESSLLEMLKTRFSIELRS, via the coding sequence ATGAGAATTCCTTTGAGTTGGTTAAAAGAATTTGTTAATTTAGATGGTTTAGAGGTAGAAGAGATTGCAAGAAATATTACTCTTTCTGGAAGCGAGATTTCTTCTATAGAGACTACCGGCGGAGATATACCTGGTGTTATAATAGGTAAAGTTTTAACTGTACACAAACACCCAGATGCTGATAAATTAAGCGTATGTAAAGTGAATGTTGGGGACGATGTGCTTTCTATAGTATGCGGTGCTCCTAATGTTAGAGAAAATATATATGTTCCTGTTGCTATGATAGGGGCTAAACTTCCTAATGGGCTTACTATAAAAAAGGCTTCCATAAGAGGTTTTGAAAGCAATGGAATGCTTTGTTCTAGAACAGAGTTAGGATATGAAGAAATTGAAGGCGTTTACGGTATTTGGATATTAGATGAACATATAGACAAATTAAATATAGAAGATAAAGACAGTATTTTAGGAAACTCACTTTCAACAATTGTAGGTTCTACAGATCATATATTTAATGTAGAAATTACAGCAAACAGAGGGGATTTGGTTAGTATTATAGGTTTTGCTCGTGAATGTTCTTTAGTATTAGAGAAAAGAGTAAGCATACCTTCTGTAAATACTTATGATGCTACAGGCGGAAATATTGATATTACAGTAGAAAATCAGGAATCTTGCTATAAATATGTTGGAAGACTCATAAACAATATAACAGTTGGACCTTCTCCAGATTGGATGCAAAACAGACTTAAAAAATGCGGTATTAACCCTATTAATAATATAGTAGATATTACAAATTATGTTATGCTTGAATATGGTCAGCCTCTTCATGCTTATGACTTTGATAAAGTAAAAGACGGAAAAATTATAGTAAGAAATGCTAAAAACGATGAAAAAATTACTCTTTTAGACGGCAGAGAAATTAATCTTACAGATGAAGTTTTGGTTATTGCTGACAGTGAAAAACCTATAGGTGTAGCTGGTGTTATGGGCGGAGACAGCACTAAAATAGAAGATACTACTAAAAACATCTTAATAGAAAGTGCATATTTTGACCATATTGCCGTAAAGAAATCTACTATAGCTACTAATACAAAAACTGATGCTTCATATAGATTTGAAAGAGAAATTGACCACACTCTTACTTTAGCAGCATTAAACAGAGCAGTAGATTTAATAGTAACATTAGATAATAATGCTAAAATAGTATCAAGGGCTAAAGAAGTAAATGTAAAACAATTTGAAGCTACAAGAATAGTATTCGACTGCGGACTTGTAAAAAGATATTTAGGTCTTGATATGAATAAAATGCAAGTATCTTCTATATTTAAGAGATATGGCTTTAATGCATCTGCTTTGGGTGAGAATAATTTAAAAGTAGATATACCTTTTTATAGACATGACCTTACAATAGCAGAAGACCTTATAGAAGAGATAGCACGTGTTTATGGATACAATAATCTTGATTCTAATGTGCCTCATATAAAATGCAACCCTATTAAAACAGATTATGCTGATATAAGTTTTGTTAAGCATAGAATGGCTTCTTATGGACTTTATGAAACTAAGCAGTATTCTCTTGGCGACAGCAAAATGTTTAAAAATATAGGTTTTAAAGATGAACAATTAATTAGTGTTGTAAACCCTCTAACAAGTGAAATGGACGTTTTGAGACCTACTACATTAGTTTCTCTTCTTAATAGCATTGCTTACAATCAAAATCACAGACATAAAAATGGTGCTTTATTTGAAGTTGGAAACATATTCTATAAAGAAAATGATAAGTTTGTAGAAGAGAAGCATTTATCTGCTGTAATGTTTGGGCTTTATCAAGAAAAATTATGGAATAAAGAATCAAGGGCTTATGACTTCTTTGATATGAGCGGTGTTGTAGAAGAGCTTATTACAAAAGATTTAAATAGCACTGATTATAACCTTATACCTAAAGAGCATGATTGGTTTATACCTACTATGTCTGCTGATATAGTTATATTTGGTGAAAAAATAGGTATTATTGGCAGAATTCACCCTAAAATATTATCTCTATTTGATATTAATACTGATGTTTATTTTACTGATATTAATATAAGATATGCTGTTGAGCTTATCAAAAAAAGAGTAAAAAAACAGCAGTTAAAAGATATAGGTAAATACCCTGCTGTATTTAGAGACTTAGCATTAGTTTGCGATAGAAATATTGAGTTTAGCAAAGTAATAAAATCTATTTCTAAGTTTAATGATATTATACAAAATGTGGATGTGGTAGACAGATATGTTGGAGAGCAGGTAAAAGAAGGCAAACAATCTATAGCAATATCTATAACTTATTATGACCCTAATAAAACTTTGAGAGAAGAAGATATTAATGCTGTAGAGAGCTCTTTACTTGAAATGCTTAAAACAAGATTTAGTATAGAATTACGTTCATAA
- a CDS encoding TrkH family potassium uptake protein, which translates to MRKDILNDIFNNKKKSILQSLDEILRRLSNLIAIAGSIFAIFILLMQVRQITVYNFYIHYYDKIINIITVCFIIILIDQIRIAPRKLYIIVPIIQIIGLLLLNFFSRKYYGIYANRVIWTIAGSILFFLIIVINWLRLSYSKFTLYQMIIASFIFIITLGALLLYLPLSTISGRLPFIDALFTATSAVCVTGLSVIDISKEFTFFGQIVVLILIQIGGLGIMSISAIVILFSINKGSVQDRIRTLEMFNTKNKDIIRSTVKAIFLATFLVELIGAILLFTVMDNNRIGERIFYSLFHSISAFCNAGFALYTDSLHRFSDNAVLSITVSLLIVLGGIGYPVFVSVYTAIISKIKGKRYVIDVQTIIILLTTAFLLLFGTLFIFFNEYSNALEGMPLKEKILTSIFQSVSTRTAGFETIAYNSMNSVTIGVVIFLMFIGASPSSTGGGVKTTTFFVFIASIITAITNRPFIIVKGRKIKDDAVNKSIAIFTLAIAISVFGALLIFYIDGHKAMMPVIFETVSAISTVGLSLGITAGLSVWSKIIVIALMFIGRVGYLTLFMSIGSVDSRYGLIDLPTAEVNIG; encoded by the coding sequence ATGAGAAAAGATATTTTGAATGATATATTTAATAACAAAAAGAAGTCTATACTTCAATCATTAGATGAAATTTTAAGAAGGCTTTCTAATTTAATTGCAATAGCAGGTTCTATATTTGCAATATTTATTCTTTTAATGCAAGTAAGACAGATTACTGTTTATAATTTTTATATACATTATTATGACAAAATAATAAATATTATAACAGTTTGTTTTATTATTATTTTAATAGACCAAATAAGAATAGCGCCAAGAAAATTATATATAATAGTTCCTATAATACAAATTATAGGGCTTTTGCTTCTTAATTTCTTCAGCAGAAAATATTATGGCATATATGCTAATAGAGTTATATGGACTATAGCAGGTTCTATACTATTCTTTTTAATAATAGTAATAAATTGGCTTAGATTATCATATTCAAAGTTTACTCTCTATCAGATGATTATAGCGTCATTTATTTTTATAATAACATTAGGGGCATTACTTTTATATTTGCCGTTAAGTACAATCAGCGGAAGGCTTCCTTTTATTGATGCTTTATTTACTGCAACAAGTGCCGTTTGCGTTACGGGCTTAAGCGTAATAGATATTTCTAAAGAGTTTACTTTTTTTGGACAGATTGTTGTTTTAATATTAATACAAATTGGCGGGCTTGGAATAATGTCCATATCTGCAATAGTGATTTTATTTTCTATTAATAAAGGAAGTGTGCAAGACAGAATAAGAACGCTTGAAATGTTTAACACAAAAAATAAAGATATTATACGCTCTACTGTAAAGGCTATATTTTTGGCTACTTTTTTAGTTGAGTTAATTGGGGCGATATTGCTTTTTACTGTTATGGATAATAATAGAATAGGGGAGAGGATATTTTATTCTTTGTTTCACTCTATAAGTGCCTTTTGTAATGCTGGATTTGCCTTATATACTGACAGTTTACACAGGTTTTCTGATAATGCTGTTTTGAGTATTACTGTAAGTTTATTGATAGTGCTTGGGGGAATAGGTTATCCTGTATTTGTAAGCGTATACACTGCTATTATTAGTAAGATTAAAGGCAAAAGATATGTTATTGATGTGCAAACAATAATTATTTTACTTACAACTGCTTTTCTTTTATTGTTTGGAACTTTATTTATATTTTTCAATGAATATTCTAATGCTTTAGAGGGAATGCCATTAAAAGAAAAGATTTTAACTTCAATATTTCAAAGTGTAAGTACTAGAACGGCAGGTTTTGAGACTATTGCTTACAATTCTATGAATAGCGTTACGATAGGTGTTGTAATATTTCTTATGTTTATAGGTGCTTCTCCGAGCAGTACAGGAGGCGGTGTTAAAACTACAACCTTTTTTGTATTTATAGCTTCAATCATTACAGCTATTACTAACAGACCTTTTATTATTGTAAAGGGAAGAAAGATTAAAGATGATGCTGTTAATAAATCCATTGCCATATTTACTTTGGCTATTGCTATATCTGTTTTTGGGGCATTGCTTATATTTTATATTGATGGGCATAAGGCTATGATGCCTGTAATATTTGAAACGGTTTCTGCTATATCTACCGTTGGGCTTTCGCTTGGTATTACTGCTGGACTTTCTGTGTGGAGCAAAATTATAGTGATAGCATTAATGTTTATTGGACGTGTTGGATATTTAACATTATTTATGAGTATTGGTTCTGTTGACAGCAGATACGGTTTAATAGATTTACCTACTGCGGAAGTTAATATTGGTTAA
- a CDS encoding TolC family protein, translating into MRKNIIVLLSIFFNINLVYAQTTNTLSYAQYMENIRDLIPELKINAVTETNAEMNLLSAKSSGDVNLSAQLGAVGKYGNLSSGYTDPTLSPSIGATGIQAGIGLGSLIPYTGTKWSVNLTHNSFLTGDLVAPDGTKTKFQNYQPSLTLEVTQPLLRNFFGALDRYPIKDAEYALNIAKLQRKLDDASVLVAYQKLYYQWIMYEKLLEYYRNMYITARRFENQMRDRYNNGLIDNDSYQNARTQTLVYSDYYAQNKIALDTLLTTISFFFPVTNLKPDHTTWDSYLDLGSNMTMETVAFADSVNGQIAYQSKIRAEYALSAMKNGTLPNLDIVGSVNLNGISPNTSGYFNSFGSMTNVDFFAGVQFSYPLGNRANEAQYKMAENSLYGIIAQYDMLEKDYNTQLQGYIYKFETYKNLMNSKRTQIRAINSRIATQLQKLDQGRLEIDDLLTSRLDLVATQTELLNLQYEFITTIFDYRALLAIDYE; encoded by the coding sequence ATGAGAAAAAACATTATTGTGTTATTATCAATATTTTTTAATATAAACTTGGTATACGCTCAAACTACTAATACATTAAGTTACGCTCAATATATGGAAAATATTAGAGATTTAATACCAGAACTAAAAATAAATGCTGTAACAGAAACAAATGCTGAAATGAATTTACTTAGTGCAAAATCAAGCGGCGATGTTAACCTATCTGCACAGCTTGGAGCAGTTGGTAAATATGGAAACTTATCATCAGGATATACCGACCCAACTTTAAGTCCTTCTATTGGTGCTACAGGCATTCAAGCGGGAATTGGACTTGGAAGCTTAATACCATATACAGGTACAAAATGGTCTGTTAATTTAACACATAACTCTTTTCTCACAGGAGATTTAGTTGCCCCTGATGGTACAAAAACAAAGTTTCAAAATTATCAGCCATCATTAACATTAGAAGTAACTCAGCCTCTTTTAAGAAACTTCTTTGGAGCATTAGATAGATACCCAATCAAAGATGCTGAATATGCATTAAATATAGCAAAGCTTCAAAGAAAATTAGATGATGCGAGTGTTTTAGTAGCCTATCAAAAATTGTATTATCAATGGATAATGTATGAAAAGCTATTGGAATATTATAGAAATATGTATATTACAGCAAGAAGATTTGAAAACCAAATGAGAGACAGATACAATAATGGACTTATAGATAATGACTCTTATCAAAATGCAAGAACACAAACTTTAGTTTATAGCGATTATTATGCACAAAATAAAATTGCTTTAGACACATTACTTACAACTATAAGTTTCTTCTTCCCTGTAACTAATCTTAAACCAGACCACACAACTTGGGATTCTTATTTGGATTTGGGAAGCAATATGACTATGGAAACTGTTGCTTTTGCTGATAGTGTTAATGGACAGATTGCATATCAATCAAAAATTAGAGCAGAATATGCTTTATCTGCAATGAAGAATGGTACATTGCCAAATTTAGATATAGTAGGAAGCGTAAACTTAAATGGAATAAGTCCTAATACTTCTGGTTATTTTAATTCATTTGGAAGTATGACAAACGTTGACTTTTTTGCCGGCGTACAATTCTCCTACCCTCTCGGAAACAGAGCCAATGAAGCACAGTACAAAATGGCTGAAAACTCATTATATGGCATAATAGCTCAATATGATATGCTTGAAAAAGATTATAACACACAGCTGCAAGGATATATTTATAAATTTGAAACTTATAAAAATTTAATGAATAGTAAAAGAACACAAATCAGAGCAATAAACTCAAGAATAGCAACACAGCTTCAAAAACTTGACCAAGGACGTTTGGAAATTGATGATTTGCTTACTTCAAGATTAGATTTAGTAGCAACGCAAACAGAATTATTAAATTTGCAATATGAGTTTATTACAACAATATTTGATTATAGAGCATTACTTGCTATAGATTATGAATAA
- a CDS encoding transcriptional regulator, whose product MDKEYAKHLMGIYKDKILHERMKRRLEYFERVYKRENDKRLFAELAFCICTPQTKARSGAAAIIDLYNHNLLFKGSEESIANILIKHVRFHNMKARNIVLARKLYFPKEKFILRERIDDAIKNDSIVSLRNELAKEVKGYGLKEASHFLRNIGFGQKIAILDRHIMRVMSKLDILPESMTPKTSLTKNNYMSCESNLVEYSKKEKIPMEYLDFVFWYDATNDIFK is encoded by the coding sequence ATGGACAAAGAATACGCTAAACATTTAATGGGTATATACAAAGATAAAATACTTCATGAGAGAATGAAAAGAAGACTTGAATATTTCGAGAGAGTTTACAAAAGAGAAAATGATAAGAGGTTATTTGCAGAATTGGCCTTTTGTATATGTACTCCTCAGACAAAAGCAAGAAGCGGGGCTGCTGCTATAATAGACCTTTATAATCATAATTTACTTTTTAAGGGTTCTGAGGAGAGCATTGCTAATATATTAATAAAGCATGTACGTTTTCACAACATGAAGGCAAGAAATATAGTTCTTGCAAGAAAGTTATATTTTCCAAAAGAAAAATTTATATTGAGAGAGAGAATTGATGATGCTATAAAAAACGATTCTATTGTGAGTTTGAGAAATGAATTAGCAAAAGAAGTTAAAGGATATGGACTTAAAGAAGCTAGCCATTTTTTAAGGAATATTGGTTTCGGACAAAAAATTGCTATACTTGACAGGCATATAATGAGAGTAATGAGCAAATTAGATATACTTCCAGAATCTATGACTCCAAAAACAAGCTTAACTAAAAATAATTATATGAGCTGTGAATCGAATTTAGTAGAGTACTCAAAAAAAGAAAAAATACCAATGGAATATTTAGATTTTGTATTCTGGTATGACGCCACTAACGATATATTTAAGTAA
- a CDS encoding phosphoribosyltransferase: MKYDVISWENIDEAIEVLAKQIEDSKIKYEVIYGLARGGLVPAVMLSHRLKVPMVLNMEEVWRLKVKDKSVLIVDDISDTGETLKYFDDQKFDIATLFIREHTSKIRPKYIYRSINHDDWLLFPWETKSSSK; the protein is encoded by the coding sequence ATGAAATATGATGTTATATCTTGGGAAAATATTGATGAGGCTATTGAGGTTTTAGCTAAACAGATAGAAGATTCAAAAATAAAATATGAAGTAATTTATGGACTTGCCCGCGGAGGATTAGTTCCTGCTGTTATGCTTTCTCATAGATTAAAAGTTCCTATGGTTCTTAATATGGAAGAGGTGTGGAGATTAAAGGTAAAAGATAAGTCTGTTTTAATTGTAGATGACATCTCTGATACAGGTGAAACTTTAAAATATTTTGACGACCAGAAATTTGATATAGCTACTTTATTTATTAGAGAGCATACTAGCAAAATAAGACCAAAATATATATATAGAAGCATAAATCATGATGATTGGCTATTATTTCCATGGGAGACAAAATCATCTAGTAAATAA